The DNA region TTAACAAACCCCGAGGAGAGAAAAACAGGAGTTAAGACGAGGCGCCAAAAGCACGTGAACTACCGCGAAGGCAGAAAGGCCACCATGGAGGATGTTTTAAAGGCTAATAAGAGTGCTTTGGAGACTAAGGTAGAGGAGGCAAGGCACTTCATAAGGAAAACCGTTGAGAACACCAACATGCCCCCTGCCGTTGCCTTTAGCGGTGGAAAGGATAGCTTAGCTGTCTTAGGGCTCGTTTTAGAGGAGCTAAAAACAGGATTCAGTGTTTTCTTCAACAACACAGGAATAGAGTTCCCCGAGACTCTTGAATATGTAGAAGAGATGAAGAAAGAGCTCGAAGGTAAAGGGGTCGAATTTATTACGGCAGATGCTAAAGACGCCTTTTGGTTCGCCTTAAACATCTTTTCGCCACCGGGGCGCGACTACCGCTGGTGTTGTAAGGTCACAAAGCTCGGCCCAATAACGCTTACAATAAAGAAGCATTACCCCAAAGGAGTTTTGATGTTCGTAGGGCAGAGGAAGTACGAGAGCATTCAAAGGGCGAGACAGCCAAGGGTGTGGAGAAACCCGTGGGTGCCAAATGAAATTGGAGCTTCACCCATCTTCCACTGGAACGCTTTGGATGTTTGGCTCTATATATTCTCTCGTAAACTAAAGTATAACCCCCTTTACGAGCACCGCTTGGACAGAATTGGCTGCTTCATGTGTCCAAGTTCTTCTTTAGCCGAGTTCCAGACCCTTAAAGAAGAAAAGCCTGAGCTCTGGGATAAGTGGGAAAGCGAACTTGAAAAGTGGAGAAAACGCTTTGATTTGCCTAAAGAGTGGGTGGACTACGGCTTTTGGAGATGGAAGCGCTTAACTGATGGCCAAAGAGCACTGGCTAATGAGTTGGGCATTGAGATTCCAGAGAAGAGAGTTTGGGAGCCCCTTCAGTACACGATAAAGGAGAATGAAGAAAACTATGTAGTTACGTTTAACACCCGCATTAACCTAAAGCGCATTGAGGAAGTGGCTCCGATTTTGGGGGATGTCGAGAGAGGAGAGGATTATATACGAGCAGGCAGTATTGTGTTTAAAGAAGATGGTGCAATAGCGAATGAAGAGAGGGAAGCAGTTCGGGCCTACTA from Palaeococcus pacificus DY20341 includes:
- a CDS encoding phosphoadenosine phosphosulfate reductase domain-containing protein, which produces MRKGPVFLGKAHIHWCEKCNVPLISEKCDLHGEGFRINLTPPADVRFAFKEDVEFIKREFGKHYGVDVGEILDDKIVLMNKTPGEDDVYEIVVDGYIFGWLRFDPRELKWKPGLKIEGAMALWKRFGKKMKKWVIVDKGAKEPIKKGANVLPVGVLEADESIRVGDDVIVIADDGEVIATGIAKKDYKDLTNPEERKTGVKTRRQKHVNYREGRKATMEDVLKANKSALETKVEEARHFIRKTVENTNMPPAVAFSGGKDSLAVLGLVLEELKTGFSVFFNNTGIEFPETLEYVEEMKKELEGKGVEFITADAKDAFWFALNIFSPPGRDYRWCCKVTKLGPITLTIKKHYPKGVLMFVGQRKYESIQRARQPRVWRNPWVPNEIGASPIFHWNALDVWLYIFSRKLKYNPLYEHRLDRIGCFMCPSSSLAEFQTLKEEKPELWDKWESELEKWRKRFDLPKEWVDYGFWRWKRLTDGQRALANELGIEIPEKRVWEPLQYTIKENEENYVVTFNTRINLKRIEEVAPILGDVERGEDYIRAGSIVFKEDGAIANEEREAVRAYYLIKRAYECVGCGVCVGRCPENALSINTKTRKIVVDYSKCTHCRECMKVCPLLKIKNPEEGSQL